A genomic segment from Cyanobium sp. NIES-981 encodes:
- a CDS encoding DUF1269 domain-containing protein, which produces MSSLVVVGFPKAEEAEAVRRELVDIQREQLIALEDAVVVEHDAEGQVHLRQALNLTAAGALGGGFWGTLVGLLFLNPLLGAAVGAGVGAASGSLSDIGINDGFMRELGETLPQGTAALCLLVREATPDRVIERLRSHAPHARLLRTNLSHTDEDQLRDMLERARQQAEALRLG; this is translated from the coding sequence ATGAGCAGCCTGGTGGTGGTGGGCTTCCCCAAAGCGGAGGAAGCGGAGGCCGTGCGGCGCGAACTGGTCGACATCCAGCGCGAGCAGCTGATCGCCCTCGAGGATGCCGTCGTGGTGGAGCACGACGCCGAGGGCCAGGTGCATCTGCGCCAAGCCCTCAACCTCACCGCCGCCGGAGCCCTCGGCGGGGGCTTCTGGGGCACCCTGGTTGGCCTGCTCTTCCTCAATCCCCTGCTGGGGGCCGCCGTGGGGGCCGGCGTGGGAGCGGCTTCCGGCTCCCTCTCCGACATCGGCATCAACGACGGCTTCATGCGGGAGCTTGGCGAGACCCTGCCGCAGGGAACGGCCGCGCTCTGCCTGCTGGTGCGGGAGGCCACCCCGGACCGGGTGATCGAGCGCCTGCGCTCCCATGCCCCCCACGCCAGGCTGCTGCGCACCAACCTCAGCCATACGGACGAGGATCAGCTGCGGGACATGCTGGAGCGTGCCCGCCAGCAGGCGGAGGCCTTGCGGCTCGGCTGA
- the fghA gene encoding S-formylglutathione hydrolase, whose translation MTQLELLSDSRCFGGSQRRYRHQSGELACSMVFGVFLPPAALQGARVPAVYWLSGLTCTDENMAQKAGAQRRAAELGLALVLPDTSPRGAEVPGDPDGGWDFGLGAGFYVDATASPWCRHYRMHTYVVEELPQLAEAALPLTQRRSICGHSMGGHGALVATLRHPGRYCAVSAFAPIAHPAACPWGQKAFGHLLGPDRTTWQGWDATALLREGRRAIGPDGGSPLPILVDQGTADPFLRSQLHPEALAEAAAAVGQPLDLRLQEGYDHSYFGIASFIDDHLERHASALKEPEPEPEPARPVRG comes from the coding sequence GTGACCCAGCTCGAACTGCTCAGCGACAGCCGCTGCTTCGGTGGCTCCCAGCGCCGTTACCGCCACCAGTCCGGGGAGCTGGCCTGCTCGATGGTGTTCGGGGTGTTTCTGCCGCCGGCCGCCCTGCAGGGTGCGCGGGTGCCGGCGGTGTACTGGCTCTCGGGGCTCACCTGCACCGACGAGAACATGGCCCAGAAGGCCGGCGCCCAGCGGCGGGCCGCCGAGCTGGGCCTGGCCCTGGTGCTGCCCGACACCAGCCCCCGCGGAGCCGAGGTGCCCGGCGACCCCGACGGCGGCTGGGACTTCGGCCTCGGCGCCGGCTTCTACGTGGACGCCACCGCATCCCCCTGGTGCCGGCACTACCGGATGCACACCTATGTGGTGGAGGAACTGCCCCAGCTGGCGGAGGCGGCGCTGCCCCTCACGCAACGGCGCAGCATCTGCGGCCACTCGATGGGTGGCCACGGCGCCCTGGTGGCGACCCTGCGCCATCCCGGCCGCTACTGCGCCGTCTCCGCCTTCGCCCCGATCGCCCATCCCGCCGCCTGCCCCTGGGGACAGAAAGCCTTCGGCCATCTGCTCGGGCCGGATCGCACCACCTGGCAGGGCTGGGATGCCACGGCCCTGCTACGGGAGGGGCGGCGGGCGATCGGCCCGGATGGTGGCTCCCCCCTGCCGATCCTGGTGGATCAGGGCACGGCCGATCCCTTCCTGCGCAGCCAGCTCCACCCTGAAGCCCTCGCCGAGGCCGCTGCTGCCGTGGGCCAGCCGCTGGATCTGCGCCTGCAGGAGGGCTACGACCACAGCTACTTCGGCATCGCCAGCTTCATCGACGACCACCTCGAGCGGCATGCCAGCGCCCTGAAGGAGCCGGAGCCGGAGCCGGAGCCGGCACGGCCGGTCCGGGGCTGA
- a CDS encoding chorismate lyase: MPVVAPAPSPTLLWQTALVQGALRQGCCGQLTGPWRLLLLGDGSPTRHLESLTGLPVEIELVAMGPQQPGDGASPPAEVEELAEPLIRRQVWLRCGPHTLAWAESWWNQVRAEEHLQRRDQPIWRSLTSNRAELFREVDGLGQVEAPWLSDRFGQSGPFWSRHYRFFRGGLPLTVIREVFSPELERWLGPAVLSRAAAPQTAPSQHVNLQRR, encoded by the coding sequence ATGCCGGTGGTTGCCCCCGCTCCATCGCCGACGCTGCTGTGGCAGACCGCCCTGGTGCAGGGGGCTCTGCGCCAGGGCTGCTGCGGGCAGCTCACCGGCCCCTGGCGGCTGCTGCTGCTGGGTGACGGCAGTCCGACCCGCCATCTGGAATCCCTCACGGGTCTGCCGGTGGAGATCGAACTGGTGGCCATGGGCCCGCAACAGCCGGGGGACGGAGCCTCGCCGCCCGCGGAAGTGGAGGAGCTGGCGGAGCCCCTGATCCGGCGCCAGGTGTGGCTCCGTTGCGGTCCCCACACCCTGGCCTGGGCCGAGAGCTGGTGGAATCAGGTGCGCGCCGAGGAACATCTGCAGCGGCGTGACCAGCCGATCTGGCGCAGCCTCACCAGCAACCGCGCCGAGCTGTTCCGGGAGGTGGACGGCCTCGGCCAGGTGGAAGCCCCCTGGCTGAGTGATCGTTTCGGGCAGTCCGGGCCGTTCTGGAGCCGCCACTACCGCTTCTTCCGGGGCGGTCTGCCGCTCACCGTGATCCGCGAGGTGTTCTCCCCCGAGCTGGAACGGTGGCTGGGGCCGGCCGTGCTCTCCCGGGCGGCAGCGCCGCAGACCGCCCCATCTCAACATGTCAATTTGCAAAGACGGTAA
- a CDS encoding NAD(P)/FAD-dependent oxidoreductase: MPTQRILVLGGGFAGLWSALGAARQLRQLGIGPETARVSLVNRDAFHAIRVRNYEPDLRGLRVPLDELLPPVGVERIKAEVVGLDPAAHTVAVATATGRDHLPYDRLVVALGSQVVKPPLKGLAEHGFDVDTYGAALRLERHLRSLPRRPAADGRFTVVVVGAGLTGIEVAAEMPARLQALIQKSPAAQPARVLLLDHSPRLGSDMGDGARPWIAAALAALGVETRLGVEVAAIDPSGLLLAGGERIAAATVVWCAGMRANPLTGCLPVQRDNLGRLPVDAFLRVEGVEHVFAAGDAARAPLDPPHTSVPSCQHARPMGRFAGHNAVCDLFDKPMLPLHIPWYVTVLDLGSQGALYTEGWDRQVVASGEAAKRTKMLINRQRIYPPRSGRPDDLLAAAAPEVQPPPARQGKECDGQ; encoded by the coding sequence ATGCCCACGCAGCGGATCCTGGTGCTGGGGGGCGGCTTCGCGGGGCTCTGGAGTGCGCTCGGCGCTGCCCGCCAGCTCAGGCAGCTGGGCATCGGGCCGGAGACAGCCCGGGTGAGCCTGGTGAACCGCGATGCCTTCCACGCGATCCGGGTGCGCAACTACGAGCCCGACCTCCGGGGCCTGCGGGTGCCCCTGGATGAGCTGCTGCCCCCCGTGGGGGTGGAGCGGATCAAGGCGGAGGTGGTGGGCCTCGACCCCGCCGCCCACACCGTGGCGGTGGCCACCGCCACCGGGCGCGACCATCTGCCCTACGACCGGTTGGTGGTGGCCCTCGGCAGCCAGGTGGTCAAGCCACCGCTGAAGGGCCTGGCGGAGCACGGCTTCGATGTGGACACCTACGGCGCCGCGCTGCGGCTCGAGCGCCATCTACGCTCCCTGCCCCGGCGCCCCGCCGCCGACGGCCGGTTCACGGTGGTGGTGGTGGGGGCCGGCCTCACCGGCATCGAGGTGGCGGCGGAGATGCCGGCACGGCTGCAGGCGCTGATCCAGAAGAGTCCGGCGGCGCAGCCGGCGCGGGTGCTCCTGCTCGACCACAGCCCGCGGCTGGGCTCCGACATGGGCGACGGCGCCCGGCCGTGGATCGCAGCGGCCCTTGCGGCGCTGGGGGTCGAGACGCGCCTGGGTGTGGAGGTGGCGGCGATCGACCCCTCCGGACTGCTCCTTGCCGGCGGTGAGCGCATCGCCGCCGCCACGGTGGTGTGGTGCGCCGGCATGCGCGCCAACCCGCTCACTGGCTGCCTGCCGGTGCAGCGCGACAACCTCGGCCGCCTGCCGGTGGATGCCTTCCTGCGGGTGGAGGGGGTGGAGCATGTGTTCGCGGCCGGCGATGCGGCCCGGGCCCCGCTGGATCCGCCGCACACCTCGGTGCCTTCGTGCCAGCACGCCCGGCCCATGGGCCGTTTCGCTGGACACAACGCCGTCTGCGATCTGTTCGACAAGCCGATGTTGCCTCTGCACATCCCCTGGTATGTGACGGTGCTGGATCTGGGAAGCCAGGGAGCGCTCTACACCGAAGGCTGGGATCGCCAGGTGGTGGCCAGCGGCGAAGCGGCCAAGCGCACCAAGATGCTGATCAACCGCCAGCGGATCTACCCGCCGCGCAGCGGACGGCCCGACGACCTGCTGGCGGCCGCAGCACCGGAGGTTCAGCCGCCACCGGCACGGCAGGGGAAGGAGTGTGACGGGCAGTGA
- the ligA gene encoding NAD-dependent DNA ligase LigA, translated as MAARVAELSRLLTHAAHAYYVLDAPVMEDPVYDRLYRELLELEQAYPELIRPDSPTQRVGGSPAEGFRSVEHRIGLLSLDNAFSTEELEAWYARLLKVLDRTPAAGEPLPALPMVGELKIDGNALALSYRDGLLERAATRGDGERGEEITANVRTIQSVPLRLQLGHPPAWVEVRGEALIPDGTFAAINAERQGRGEPAFANPRNACAGTLRQLDPQVVADRRLDFFAYTLHLPDDWQPGPDDPPRPASQWESLAWLRAAGFKVNPNAELLDDLAAVEAFFARWEPDRRQLPYATDGVVVKLDDLRLQADAGFTQKAPRWAIALKYAAEEAPSRLLRLSCQVGRTGVVTPVAEFEPVPLAGTSVSRATLHNADRLAELNLHAGDTIVVRKAGEIIPEVVRVLPELRPAGALPLQLPPTCPECGSELVREAGEAATRCVNSSCPAILRGALRHWVSKGALDVDGAGSKLIEQLVDRGLVRSIADLYRLDAALLASLERMGEKSAANLVAALAASKGQPWHRQLYGLGIHHVGEVNAKALARAFPGAAELAAAAAEAPERITAVFGIGDEIAQSLQQWFATAANQGLLRQLEREGFSLAAGAAERAAGQGAGGAGDSGDAAPLAGRTFVLTGTLPSLSRRQAQDLIEAAGGKVTASVSKKTSYVVAGAEAGSKLTKAESLGVPVLDEEGLLALLEQGKPASA; from the coding sequence ATCGCGGCGCGCGTGGCTGAACTGAGCCGGCTGCTCACCCACGCCGCCCACGCCTACTACGTGCTGGATGCTCCGGTGATGGAGGATCCGGTCTACGACCGGCTCTACCGGGAACTGCTGGAGCTCGAGCAGGCCTACCCCGAGCTGATCCGGCCCGACAGTCCCACCCAGCGGGTGGGGGGCAGCCCGGCCGAGGGCTTCCGCAGCGTGGAGCACCGCATCGGGCTGCTCAGCCTCGACAACGCCTTCTCCACCGAGGAGCTGGAGGCCTGGTACGCCCGGCTGCTGAAGGTGCTCGACCGCACCCCCGCCGCCGGCGAACCGTTGCCGGCGCTGCCGATGGTGGGGGAGCTCAAGATCGACGGCAACGCCCTGGCCCTCAGCTACCGGGACGGCCTGCTGGAACGGGCCGCCACCCGCGGCGACGGCGAACGGGGCGAGGAGATCACCGCCAACGTGCGCACGATCCAGAGCGTGCCGCTGCGGCTGCAACTGGGCCACCCTCCCGCCTGGGTGGAGGTGCGCGGCGAGGCCCTGATTCCCGATGGCACCTTTGCCGCCATCAATGCCGAGCGCCAGGGCCGCGGCGAGCCGGCCTTCGCCAACCCGCGCAATGCCTGCGCCGGCACCCTGCGCCAGCTCGATCCCCAGGTGGTGGCGGATCGCCGGCTGGATTTCTTCGCCTACACCCTGCACCTGCCGGACGACTGGCAGCCCGGACCGGACGATCCGCCCCGGCCGGCCAGCCAATGGGAAAGCCTGGCCTGGCTGCGGGCCGCGGGCTTCAAGGTGAATCCCAACGCCGAGCTGCTGGACGATCTGGCCGCGGTGGAGGCCTTCTTCGCCCGCTGGGAGCCGGACCGCCGCCAGCTCCCCTATGCCACCGACGGCGTGGTGGTGAAGCTCGACGATCTGCGCCTGCAGGCCGACGCCGGCTTCACCCAGAAGGCGCCCCGCTGGGCCATCGCCCTCAAGTACGCCGCCGAGGAGGCCCCCAGCCGCCTGCTGCGGCTGAGCTGCCAGGTGGGCCGCACCGGCGTGGTGACCCCGGTGGCGGAATTCGAACCGGTGCCCCTGGCCGGCACCAGCGTGAGCCGGGCCACCCTGCACAACGCCGACCGGCTCGCGGAGCTGAATCTGCACGCCGGCGACACGATCGTGGTGCGCAAGGCCGGCGAGATCATCCCGGAGGTGGTGCGGGTGCTGCCGGAGCTGCGGCCTGCCGGGGCCCTGCCGCTGCAGCTGCCCCCCACCTGCCCGGAGTGCGGCTCGGAGCTGGTGCGGGAGGCCGGCGAGGCGGCCACCCGCTGTGTGAACAGCAGCTGCCCGGCGATCCTGCGCGGCGCCCTGCGCCACTGGGTGAGCAAGGGGGCCCTGGATGTGGACGGCGCCGGCAGCAAGCTGATCGAGCAGCTGGTGGACCGGGGCCTGGTGCGCTCGATCGCCGACCTCTACCGGCTCGATGCCGCCCTGCTGGCCAGCCTGGAGCGGATGGGGGAGAAGTCGGCGGCCAACCTGGTGGCGGCCCTGGCCGCCTCGAAGGGGCAACCGTGGCACCGCCAGCTCTACGGCCTCGGCATCCACCACGTGGGCGAGGTGAACGCCAAAGCCCTCGCCAGGGCGTTTCCAGGCGCGGCGGAGCTGGCGGCGGCGGCCGCCGAGGCGCCCGAGCGGATCACCGCGGTGTTCGGCATCGGCGACGAGATCGCCCAGAGCCTGCAGCAGTGGTTTGCCACCGCGGCCAACCAGGGCCTGCTGCGGCAGCTGGAGCGGGAAGGCTTCTCCCTGGCCGCGGGCGCGGCGGAGCGGGCTGCCGGCCAGGGCGCCGGTGGAGCCGGCGATTCCGGCGACGCCGCCCCTCTGGCGGGCCGCACCTTCGTGCTCACGGGCACGCTGCCCAGCCTCAGCCGTCGCCAGGCCCAGGACCTGATCGAGGCCGCCGGTGGCAAGGTCACCGCTTCGGTGAGCAAGAAGACCAGCTATGTGGTGGCCGGCGCCGAGGCCGGCAGCAAGCTCACCAAGGCCGAGAGCCTGGGGGTGCCGGTGCTGGATGAAGAGGGTCTGCTGGCTCTGCTGGAGCAGGGGAAGCCGGCCTCGGCATGA
- a CDS encoding mechanosensitive ion channel family protein: MTLLVLGTPTGWSALGPALAQEGGEGALAGQATPAPIVLDGRTLFSLWPSRNLSAAQRSSTVNSRLEEAVAAGRPVSVQVGEVNHLPVLRLNDRTLVTVTERDVPEGLEAREQAEQWQGQLQQAIARARQERSPEHVARMLPRVLAILLGALGLHILLLRLWRRWCPKALAPLPTEGERSDRSNRFLLRSTLLLLQTVVWLGATALVMDLFPLSRRLSAGVLEATRRWLSAPFLPLGSRSYSLQDVVVLVLLFVALAQAVGMLQSLLRRRVLRYTGMSEGGQEAVAFVARYGLLLVGTLVLLQLWGLDLTSLTLFASVLGVGVGLGLQGISKNFLSGLIIIFERPIQVGDFVEIGDLQGSVQSLGLRSTKVTTLDRVTIIVPNSEFLESRVINWSHGSPVSRLQVPVGVAYGSDTAAVREALIAACRDNPAVLKAPPPRVYFSSFGDSALNFTLLVWTREPKRQYETVSDLNFRIEALLRERGITVPFPQRDLHLNHGNLQIRLPPAVEAGLQALVERQQPPEP, from the coding sequence ATGACCCTGCTCGTGCTGGGAACCCCCACGGGATGGTCCGCCCTGGGTCCCGCCCTGGCCCAGGAGGGGGGAGAGGGAGCCCTGGCGGGCCAGGCCACGCCAGCACCGATCGTGCTCGATGGCCGCACCCTGTTCAGCCTCTGGCCGTCGCGCAATCTCTCGGCAGCGCAGCGCAGCAGCACGGTGAACAGCCGGCTGGAGGAGGCCGTGGCCGCAGGACGGCCCGTGAGCGTTCAGGTGGGCGAGGTCAACCATCTGCCGGTGCTGCGCCTCAACGACCGCACCCTGGTCACGGTCACCGAGCGGGACGTGCCGGAGGGCCTGGAGGCACGGGAGCAGGCCGAGCAGTGGCAGGGCCAGCTGCAGCAGGCCATCGCCCGAGCGCGGCAGGAGCGCAGCCCGGAACACGTGGCGCGCATGCTGCCGCGGGTGCTGGCGATCCTGCTGGGGGCCCTGGGGCTCCACATCCTGCTGCTGCGGCTGTGGCGGCGGTGGTGCCCGAAGGCGCTGGCCCCCCTGCCCACCGAGGGGGAGCGCAGTGACCGCTCCAATCGTTTTCTGCTGCGCAGCACCCTGTTGCTGCTGCAGACCGTGGTGTGGCTGGGGGCCACTGCCCTGGTGATGGACCTGTTCCCCCTCAGCCGCCGCCTCAGCGCCGGCGTGCTGGAGGCCACCCGCCGCTGGTTGAGCGCCCCGTTCCTGCCCCTGGGCTCCCGCAGCTATTCGCTGCAGGACGTGGTGGTGCTGGTGCTGCTGTTCGTGGCCCTGGCCCAGGCGGTGGGGATGCTGCAGAGCCTGCTGCGCCGGCGGGTGCTGCGCTACACGGGCATGAGTGAGGGGGGCCAGGAGGCGGTGGCCTTCGTGGCCCGCTACGGGCTGCTGCTGGTGGGCACCCTGGTGCTGCTGCAGCTCTGGGGCCTCGATCTCACCTCCCTCACCCTCTTCGCCAGCGTGCTCGGGGTGGGGGTGGGCCTGGGGCTGCAGGGGATCAGCAAGAACTTCCTCAGCGGCCTGATCATCATTTTCGAGCGCCCCATCCAGGTGGGCGACTTCGTGGAGATCGGCGATCTGCAGGGCAGTGTCCAGAGTCTGGGACTGCGCAGCACCAAGGTCACCACGCTGGACCGGGTCACGATCATCGTGCCGAACTCCGAATTTCTGGAGTCGCGGGTGATCAACTGGAGCCATGGCAGCCCGGTGTCACGGCTGCAGGTGCCGGTGGGCGTGGCCTACGGCTCCGACACCGCCGCCGTGCGCGAGGCCCTGATCGCCGCCTGCCGGGACAATCCGGCCGTGCTGAAGGCGCCACCACCGCGGGTGTACTTCAGCAGCTTCGGCGACAGTGCCCTCAACTTCACCCTGCTGGTGTGGACGCGGGAACCGAAGCGCCAGTACGAGACCGTGAGCGACCTCAACTTCCGGATCGAGGCGCTGCTCAGGGAACGCGGCATCACGGTGCCCTTCCCCCAGCGGGATCTCCACCTGAACCACGGCAACCTGCAGATCCGTCTGCCGCCCGCGGTCGAAGCCGGTCTTCAGGCCCTGGTGGAGCGGCAGCAGCCCCCGGAACCCTGA
- a CDS encoding glycosyltransferase family 4 protein: MTQVLPAVVVANLHRRYTGVSATVCSLLPLQRRTLAIGLLDTGRLGLAPAMGWWDLVLQGWSPPPGQRWRVWHARRDLEILLGVLLRSVLRQPWRVLFTSAAPKPPGPVLGWLIQRCDAVIATSERSAAFLPPGCVTATIHHGVDTAFFSPDVSPDGAPPALAPLLSGRQGAGLDLIGCFGRIRPSKGTDLVVEALIAALPDRPRYGAFFTGLARPADLPYLERLRQRIAAAGLGGRILFLGDLDRRTVRDCYRRTRLCVAASRREGFGLTPLEAMACGCAVLTSQEGVWPELIDGAVGRRFATGSAASLTQELIWMLDHPAELAAMGQRARQRALTRNSLQNEAEAINGVYQALLAGGISRCR, from the coding sequence ATGACCCAGGTGCTCCCAGCGGTGGTGGTGGCCAACCTGCATCGCCGCTACACGGGGGTGTCGGCCACGGTGTGCTCCCTCCTGCCGCTGCAGCGCCGCACTCTGGCGATCGGCCTGCTCGACACCGGACGGCTGGGCCTGGCGCCCGCCATGGGCTGGTGGGATCTGGTGCTGCAGGGCTGGAGTCCACCGCCCGGGCAGCGCTGGCGGGTGTGGCACGCGCGACGCGATCTGGAGATCCTGCTGGGGGTGCTGCTGCGTTCGGTGCTGCGCCAGCCCTGGCGGGTGCTGTTCACCTCCGCCGCGCCGAAACCACCCGGCCCCGTCCTGGGCTGGCTGATCCAACGCTGCGACGCGGTGATTGCCACATCGGAGCGTTCGGCCGCCTTCCTGCCGCCCGGCTGCGTGACGGCCACGATCCATCACGGCGTGGACACGGCATTCTTCAGCCCGGATGTCAGCCCGGATGGGGCGCCCCCGGCGCTGGCCCCCCTGCTCTCGGGCCGCCAGGGCGCTGGCCTCGATCTGATCGGCTGCTTCGGCCGCATACGCCCCAGCAAGGGCACCGATCTGGTGGTGGAGGCCTTGATCGCTGCCCTGCCCGACCGCCCCCGCTACGGAGCCTTCTTCACCGGATTGGCGCGTCCGGCGGACCTGCCCTACCTGGAGCGGTTGCGGCAGCGGATTGCGGCGGCGGGGCTGGGCGGGCGGATTCTCTTCCTCGGTGATCTCGACCGCAGGACGGTGCGGGACTGCTACCGCCGCACCAGGCTTTGCGTGGCGGCCTCGCGCCGGGAGGGCTTCGGCCTGACGCCTCTGGAGGCGATGGCCTGCGGCTGCGCCGTGCTCACCTCCCAGGAAGGGGTGTGGCCGGAACTGATTGATGGCGCCGTTGGCCGTCGCTTCGCCACCGGCAGTGCGGCTTCGCTCACCCAGGAACTCATCTGGATGCTCGATCACCCGGCGGAGCTGGCGGCCATGGGCCAGAGGGCCCGGCAGCGGGCCCTGACCCGGAACTCCCTTCAGAACGAGGCCGAAGCGATCAACGGGGTGTACCAGGCCTTGCTGGCGGGCGGCATCAGCCGTTGCCGCTGA
- the mscL gene encoding large conductance mechanosensitive channel protein MscL translates to MPSRRPGLLADFKAFINKGNVVDLAVAVVIGGAFGKVVDAVVTLVMTSLLEPALKAAQVESIQAWPAGAVLVALINFLVIAFVVFLIVRAIEAAKRKETAKAEAEAAPDTQAQLASAVTRLVEALDRRGL, encoded by the coding sequence ATGCCCTCCCGCCGCCCGGGCCTGCTGGCCGACTTCAAGGCCTTCATCAACAAGGGCAATGTGGTGGATCTGGCCGTGGCGGTGGTGATCGGCGGCGCCTTCGGCAAGGTGGTGGACGCCGTGGTGACGCTGGTGATGACCAGCCTGCTGGAGCCGGCCCTGAAGGCCGCCCAGGTGGAGTCGATCCAGGCCTGGCCGGCCGGGGCCGTGCTCGTGGCGCTGATCAACTTCCTGGTGATCGCCTTCGTGGTGTTCCTGATCGTGCGGGCGATCGAGGCGGCCAAGCGCAAGGAAACCGCCAAGGCCGAGGCAGAGGCCGCTCCCGACACCCAGGCCCAGCTGGCCTCGGCGGTGACCCGCCTGGTGGAGGCGCTGGATCGCCGCGGGCTGTAG
- a CDS encoding DUF1254 domain-containing protein codes for MAEVQGQTMKTGRPAQPTYTPDLPARITTPDTVKTRVGTLRFRDGAPDPATVQLAYDQIDFSRGMAAFVRGMSATSVYAICRGLEEAGVKPNGGIGITEQLMDARSLFLTPNTTTVYVLQCVNLHDGPMVVRVPPRALGPVDDADFRWVTDVGVTGPDKGAGGDYLFVPPGYTGTLPQQGFHIAKPRTNRLVVFYRVFVEQGDLAAATAQVKAKAAVFPLAEAATPPAGAFVNLSGVRFNTISANDFSFYEELNAVVQNEPADWVDPDTVGLYASIGIRKGQPFAPAPRLKATLTEAVAVGNAYARANAFASRDPRTRIFKERQWTTPFVGGSYQFLSGAERLLDARAQFFYLATGITPAMSDAKPGTGSAYALTVRDGDGRYLDGGRTYALTLPGPIPARNFWALTVYDNQTRSLLPTDQKAAGIDSLLPGLKTNADGGATVWFGPKPPPGQEANWVQTMPGKGYNLILRLYGPLEPWFNQTWQPGDLELQG; via the coding sequence ATGGCCGAGGTCCAGGGGCAGACCATGAAGACCGGCAGGCCCGCCCAGCCGACCTACACGCCGGATTTGCCGGCCAGGATCACCACACCGGACACGGTGAAGACCCGCGTCGGCACCCTGCGCTTCCGGGACGGCGCTCCCGATCCGGCCACGGTGCAGCTTGCCTACGACCAGATCGATTTCAGCCGGGGGATGGCCGCCTTCGTGCGAGGCATGTCGGCCACCTCGGTGTACGCCATCTGCCGCGGCCTGGAGGAGGCGGGCGTGAAGCCCAACGGCGGCATCGGCATCACCGAGCAGCTGATGGATGCGCGCTCGCTGTTCCTCACGCCCAACACCACCACGGTGTACGTGCTGCAGTGCGTGAATCTCCACGACGGGCCGATGGTGGTGCGGGTGCCGCCGCGGGCGCTCGGCCCAGTGGATGACGCCGATTTCCGCTGGGTGACGGACGTGGGCGTGACCGGGCCCGACAAGGGCGCCGGCGGCGACTATCTGTTCGTGCCACCGGGGTACACGGGAACCCTGCCCCAGCAGGGCTTCCACATCGCGAAGCCGCGCACCAACCGGCTGGTGGTGTTCTACCGGGTGTTCGTGGAGCAGGGTGATCTGGCCGCGGCGACGGCTCAGGTGAAGGCGAAGGCCGCGGTGTTCCCCCTGGCGGAGGCGGCGACCCCCCCGGCGGGGGCGTTCGTGAACCTCTCGGGCGTGCGGTTCAACACGATCAGCGCCAACGATTTCAGCTTCTACGAGGAGCTCAACGCCGTGGTGCAGAACGAGCCGGCCGACTGGGTGGACCCCGACACGGTGGGGCTGTACGCATCGATCGGGATCCGCAAGGGCCAGCCGTTCGCGCCCGCCCCGCGCCTGAAGGCCACGCTCACGGAAGCCGTGGCCGTGGGCAACGCCTACGCCCGCGCCAATGCCTTCGCGTCGCGCGATCCCCGCACCCGGATCTTCAAGGAGAGGCAATGGACCACGCCGTTCGTGGGGGGGAGCTACCAGTTCCTTTCGGGAGCGGAGCGTCTGCTGGATGCGAGAGCGCAGTTCTTCTATCTGGCCACCGGCATCACGCCCGCCATGAGCGACGCGAAGCCGGGTACGGGCTCGGCCTATGCCCTCACCGTGCGCGATGGGGACGGCCGCTATCTCGATGGGGGCCGCACCTATGCGCTCACCCTGCCGGGGCCGATTCCGGCCAGGAACTTCTGGGCCCTCACGGTGTACGACAACCAGACGCGCTCGCTGCTGCCCACCGACCAGAAGGCGGCGGGCATCGACAGCCTGCTGCCAGGCCTGAAGACCAATGCCGATGGCGGCGCCACGGTGTGGTTCGGCCCCAAGCCGCCGCCGGGCCAGGAGGCGAACTGGGTGCAGACGATGCCGGGCAAGGGCTACAACCTGATCCTGCGGCTCTACGGGCCGCTGGAGCCCTGGTTCAACCAGACCTGGCAACCCGGCGATCTGGAGCTGCAGGGGTGA
- a CDS encoding SprT family zinc-dependent metalloprotease, which translates to MPLEPLLPLFHRLNREHFDASLAPHGTPLVDLRWSDGRMRRTAGLYRRGRRADGSALCEIVLSRPLLDPLPREALLSTLCHEMIHAWVDRVLQVPEVHGPHFRARMAAINAAQDGFAVSLRHRYPLPGGATPASRWIARCPLCGITAPYRRRVRGLACRACCERHHGGRWDASCQLHFHRAA; encoded by the coding sequence GTGCCGCTCGAGCCCCTGCTGCCCCTGTTCCACCGGTTGAACCGGGAGCATTTCGACGCCAGCCTGGCTCCGCACGGCACGCCGCTGGTGGATCTGCGCTGGAGCGATGGCCGCATGCGCCGCACGGCCGGCCTCTACCGCCGGGGCCGCCGCGCCGACGGCAGCGCCCTCTGCGAGATCGTGCTGTCGCGGCCCCTGCTGGACCCCCTGCCCCGCGAGGCCCTGCTCAGCACCCTCTGCCACGAGATGATCCACGCCTGGGTCGACCGGGTGCTGCAGGTGCCGGAGGTGCACGGCCCCCACTTCCGCGCGCGGATGGCGGCCATCAATGCGGCCCAGGATGGCTTCGCGGTGAGCCTGCGCCATCGCTACCCGCTGCCCGGGGGAGCCACGCCCGCCAGCCGCTGGATCGCCCGCTGTCCGCTCTGCGGCATCACCGCGCCCTACCGCCGCCGCGTCCGCGGCCTGGCCTGCCGGGCCTGCTGCGAGCGCCACCATGGCGGCCGCTGGGACGCCAGCTGTCAGCTCCACTTCCACCGGGCCGCCTAA